GTCACTGGCCGGCAGCTgaagctccagctcctctCGATGGTCCTTGGCTTTCCAAGTGCCTCTACGAAATTGGATGAGACGGCCGATATGGACGGGGAAGGCTGCGTGATGCGTGCTGCGTGCCCTGCCTTGGTAAACTCCTCTCCCCCACTGCTTAGGTTCCTCTCCCTGACATCAACTTGAGACAATCAGGCTCCTCTCACATCACCAACGTAGGTATGTATACCCCAGACCTCTGCGCACTTGGCCCTTGTCTCACAGCTGCAGAATCAACACCACAACTCCAAGCATTCGGAGAACAGCCCAAAGACCAAGTCCGCTATTATTTCCTGACTGCCGCATGCCTCTTACATACACTCGAGTGTAGCAACTGCCGCCAAAAATCCCCATTGAGTACGCCAGAGCCAACTCCACTACGCCAATCCCTCCGACAGACCACTGCCATTGCTTCACGATGCTTCGCTCCTCACGACAACTCATGCGCTTGGCTCCTCGCTTGCCCGCAGTTCCCGCAGCTCCCAAGACTACATCCTTCTCGACGAAAACTCCATATGCTGCCTTGCAGAGTCCAAAGCGAACATCGCTAGCTATCCAAGGGCGTCTGACGCCTATGGCTCTCCAGGCACGATACACAAACTCCCCCTACGACAAAATTgacaagaaggccgagaaaGAAATagccaagaagaagctggagccGCGTCCCGAGGAGGTTTCCGCCGAGTCGTCTACGAGGAAATTCTGGGAGCCTGCGCCGGCAAACCCCCAGAACGACGAGAACCTCTCGGGTGGCCTGAAGAAGGAAGTGGTAAGGGCACCTACCCACCGTCTGCCGCCGGTACACGCAACGAATGGCTAATCATGTGCCGACAGAACATTGTTAGGGACACATTCAACCTCAGCGAGGTTCCAAGGGAACCCTACGCACTCGGTCTCGCCGGCACCCTTCCCTACCTTGCGACCTCACTGAGCACAGTCTACCTCACCTGGGACCTCAATGTCGAATggccttcgtcgtcgaccttTGCAAACAATGTCTTCATGAACCACGAGTCGGCTCAATACTGGCTGAATCTGCTCGAGCCCATCCAGCTTGGATACGGAGCAATCATCATTTCCTTCCTCGGAGCTGTCCACTGGGTGAGTTCCTTAATCCTCCATTGTCTCTGGCTGAATCGCATCACTGACGGTCTATAATATAGGGTATGGAGTACGCCGAGAAGACACCGCATCCTCGCCGCACCCCCTTCCGCTACGGGATGGGTGTTCTCGCCCCCATGATCGCTTGGCCTTCGCTTCTCATGCCGATTGAATATGCACTTACCTCGCAATTTGCTGCCTTTACCTTCCTTTATCTCGCAGACGTTCGTGCCAAGAACAAGGGCTGGACCCCTCAATGGTACGGAGTCTACCGCTTCGTCTTGActgccatcgtcggcgtctcTATTTTCGTCAGCTTGGTTGGCCGTACCAAGGTTGGCAATGCGCAGCCACACATTGGCCAAGGTCTGGCTGAGAGCATGCACAAGGGCAAGAGCGACGAGTCTCGAGACTGGGGGAAGctcgaagaggaagagaagaagcgcctgagaaaggagaaggaggaggaagagaaggggaagaaagccgaggagaagaagcgcaaggctgaggagaagaagactgccaagaagggcgagtCCAAGGGAAAAGACAACAAGGAGGGTGATGAGAACAAGAAAGACGAGTCCGAGTCCAAGGACGAGAGCAAGGGcgacaaggaaaagaaggagtGATTGGGCTTGTCACGTACATATATATTCATGGTGCTTCGAGGATGTTTCCTTTCCAGTCATCTCTGCGCGGGGTAAGGTCATGGCAAGTCACATTGGGGGCGTTCAAGGTTGTTGTATTCAGGAGAATATCCAAGCAAGTCAAACTTCCTACGGTTATAGCTTCACCGCCTGCGTCATATCTCATGGAATTGAGTGGTtgtgcctgtgcctgtgGATTATAGCATTAATCAAGACATATTTTCTTGTTGAGGCTGCTGCGTCTCCAGCTATTTTAAAAACATCATCTCTGAAGCTCATCCGACTACCATGCTGGCCAACTTGTCAGCATCGCAACGAAGCACGGCTGACGACTTCAATCCACCCAATGTTACTTCTGGTAGTCTCCGCTTCCTAACACAAAGCCGTAATTCGacgagaaagagaaaaagaagataAACCATGAACACTTCTCTGAAAAATACCGGCATCAGACCGCCACGGTTCGTTCTCCCAGATAGTTCATACAGCCAGTGTGTGGTTCACTAACCAGATGCTCTATCCTCTGTTGTTGGAGCAACTCGAAGTGCTCGGAGAGAGACGGCGCTAATATCTCTAAAGCCAGGGATCCCAGTTCTCTACAAGCCTGCCCTTAGTCGTTGCGGCCAAAGATGTCTCTTCTAGCAAAACGCGAGCTCAGCAGGTCCTCGGGAGTCCGCTTATTGTttccctgctgctgctgctgctgctgctgctgacgTTGGCGTTGACCGCCTCCGacagcaccgccgccgccaaacaGGGCAGCCAAGCCCGCGAggcccttgcccttgccctttGCGCGacccccctttcctttcGCTTTGCCGACGTTAGGAGGCGGAGTGTTAGGAGCGGGGTTGTTAGGAGGGGGGGTATTAGGAGTGCCAGTGTTGGGAGTGGCGGTGTTAGGGGTGCCTGTGTTCggggcctcggcggcgggagggTTGGTACCAGCGCtgatggcggcagcggcggacCCAGCGGCCTGCATGTTGGCGTTGGGAAGAAGCTCCTTGACAGCAGTGAGGCCCTGCTCGCCCTGGGTCGCGGCCTCCTGGTTCGACTTGACGGCGGCTGGGAAGTCGACAATGTCTTGTTGGACCTGAGATAGAACGCCCTCGAGCTTTGCGGCGGTCGGGATGTTGTCGGGGGTGTTCTGTTTGGGCGTTATGTCGGTCTGCTGAACGGCGAAGCAGCCGCCAAAGGGACCCTTTGCGTTATCGTTGAAGCAGCGGACGGTGCAGACGTCTCCGGTGGAGGCTATCGGTCATTGTTAGCCGTGATACGAAGGCGAAGATGACTTCCACCTACCCCCCACGCAAGCCATGTCGGCAGGCATCGTGACGGTGAGCCTGATCTGGCCATTTTGTGGTTCGAATTCCTGGACAGTCAGCTTGGTCTGGCCTGCTGCGCCGTTGGAGTTGCTCGTCAAGTCGAGATCGCAGCTGTAGGGAccagcgccgtcggcgctgaCCTGAGCTATAGTCACATCGACGTTGGCTCCTGATGTGACCTGGGTGACAGTCCTGTTGCCAAGTTGGTTCTCGGTCTCCTCGCCAATGTCGATGTTGCCTTGAAGAATCGTTCGGCCACACTCGTTAACGACGTTGGCGACGATTTCCTGCTTGTTGATGATATTCGCATCGACCTTGTTTTGGTCCACTACGGATGAGGCATGAGTTGTGCTCTCGTCTTGAAAGCTGTCTTCTTTGCGGACAAACTTACCCAGCAACCCGGGACTGGCTGGGCCAGCAGGGCCTTGGGCCGCGATGATGACACCTTGGCCCTgggccatcgccaacaaggCCGAGAAAATTACAGCTCTCATGGACGAAGACATGAGTGTGGTGTTGAGTGGGAGAGGGGACAATAGACCGAAAGACAACGCCCAAGGCAAGTCAGATCACGATTCGGAATGAAGCGAAAGAACGTGTCCAGCACTGTTGATAGAAAAGAAGCGAGAAAGCAAAATAGCCTTCCAGGGAAGGGACAGAGCGGCTGGAGGGGGTTATTTAACGAGGATGCCGAACGGAAAATGGGAGTTTGGGCCACAACCCAAAGGAGAAAACCGCAGGGAAGCCTACGTTTTGCCAGAAAGCAAGCCTATTAACTTCACAGATACTTGCATTGTTTCCTCCTTCTTTCCTCTTTAGCTATGCACCCATTTGACAGGAGTTGTTTCCAGGGTAGGGCTTGTTTTGACGCGAAGGGAAGCGTGATGGGATTCGTGGAGGTCAATGTGTGTAAGCCGCAGAGCGGCCCAGTAAGGCGAACAACAGCCTTCAGGAACCGGAAACTTTGTGTCTGCGCCTGGAACTGTATgtgtgcggcggcggctgggagTGTCTCATCCCAAGTTGACATCCAAAATAGGAGGCTCTTTCTGCCCTTGTTTCAACCTTCCGATGGAATCTGACCAAAAACACGAGAGTCCCTAACCAGGTCTTCTCTTCGGCTCCGGCAGTCATCTAAGTACAGGGCAAGAGATGTCATAGCATGGGTGGAGATGCTTAGGGAGGCTGGCGTACGCGTGTACTGGCTGGCCGCGCCGAAGATCAAGATATGTCTAATGGGGGGGAAACACTCTCCGTGGGGGTGTCCCGCTCGCTGTACACATCGTTTTAAGCAGACTTGGTCAAAGCTGATCGCAAAGACATAGCACGATAGGGCAATCACCCCGTCGTGCTGCTGGGATAACCAGGGTGGGAAGATGTGCGCTAGAAGTTCAGACGAAGACGGATCTGCAATGGCGTTTCAGGTTCTCGGTTGATGGACTGAATGAGATATTTTGTGCAGAGGAGGGGGACAAGGAATTAGTGAGTGCAGCCTGGaatcgccgtcgtcgccttgcCACATGGTCCGGTTGTCTCGCGGCGGTGAGCCTCTTTGACTCCCCAGGACTTCAGACGGCGCGTATTCCGAGACAACCTTGTGACGCTTAGACAATCCAATGAAAGGTCTGctcctgcttctgctggccgccgaggcttCATGGCACAGACGGGCAGTTAAATGTGCGGGCCGATGCGTCTCTTTTCCCCACGGGTGACTGGCGGCCCTCGCAGGATGCTGAAAACCAATGGCTCGTCACCAACAGGATGCAAATCACCTTATGTACAGCTCGAAGAGGTACATCTACCATACAGCCAGCAAGTGAAGGGGGACTCGGCTCTCCGACGGCGAAGTTTTGGAAACATCCATCGTCGTGATTGTTTGAACACTAGACCCTATCTGACCCCGACGTTTCCACGAGGTTGTTGCACGGAACCTTGGGGTAACAGAATACTGGATCTTGTTTGGAGAGTGGTATTAGACATCAGACGGCATAGAGACCCGAAGCCCGAGACACGAAGACCAACACTCGTTAAGTCGTTTGATAGAAGAGGTGACTCTAGACGACAGGAATTCATGGCTTGAATACCGAAGGCGAGTGGTGAAATACTGAGGACGTCATCGAGGCCGCGTTTGCAGGTTCTGTGACGCTTTCTGGTCGTTTGGAGCAGCTAGGCAATGTTTTGGTTTAGAATCACCAGCAACGCCGTCTTAGTAGTCATCGTGCTCTCAAGGCTTTCAAAAAAGGTCTGAAGAACCACGGGGCTAATATTTAAGGGCAAAGGAGCAATGGATAAACAAAAAGAAGCCGATCCAAGATGTCCTAACTATCTACTCGTTTGTCTTTTTAGTTACTAGTAAGGTGCGCAGTGATAACGGCACCTAAGCCACTCGTGGGCGGATGAACCCTCTATACATTGAGAGTCCATGAAAACAAAGCAGGTGATCGTAGAAGACTGGGGGGGCATACGCAAATGATGGTATTTTTAATGGCCAGAAACTTTATGACTGCGCTGCCTGCAGAGACCCAAAATACCGCCCACGATCTCCTTTGATCCATGTCAAGAGCATCAACGATGTGATGGTTGCGACGGCTCTGCCGAGAATGACGGAGATCATCGTCGAACTGTATGCCCCTTTTCAACGCCCAGGCGTCCAATTCAGTCAGCGAATCAACCATCGAGATGTCAACCACAACGCGACGAAAGGAAGAGACACTGCAGAAACAGCAGAGACCACCGCGAAAACACGGCGCGAGCGGTATTATTTGGAGGTCTAAATGAATGAACGATTAAGGCTAGGATCTGCTGCAACAGAAGCAGCGGTAGAAGTGTGAAGCTGGAAATGGCTTTGGAGTTGTTGCTAGACAAATCAGTTGAAATATCGATACccgtgtgtgtgtatatTTGCGTGTGTGTGCTCATCATCTCCTAGCCACTTGTGTACTTTTCTCACTGATCAGGGGTCTTGAACCTATTACAATTTCATCTCTATCAAAGCCGCTCATGTGATTGCTTGACACGTGTCAATAGgtaagccccccccccccccccccccccccccccctagtCTATCTTGATCAAGACTTTAGCAAAGTGCTTCTTTTCGCTCAACCTTTTGTACGCATTTTTCGCATTGGCCAGTTCAAAAACGACGTCGTCCCCGGCCGGCACAATGCCTTTTTCGTCGATAAATTTAACCACTTCTTTGAACTGGTTTCGGCTGCCGTAGAGAATTCCGCGCACCATGCACGTGGCCATGAGGCATCCAAACAGAGACACTGGCTCAGCGTCACCCCCAACACGCCCCAACACGTACAGTACTCCCTCCGGCCGGGTGGCCTTTAGTGACTGTCCGAGTGTCTCGTCGCCTCCAACGTCGATAACGATGTCGAAACCGCGTCCCTCGGGTGTGAGAGCTCGAGCTTCTGTTCCCCACGTGTCTGCACTCGTACGGTAGTTCACGGTTCGGGATGCTCCCAGCTCACACAGCCGGGCAGCCTTGTCCTCGGTCGAAGTGGTCGCAACGACAGTCGCCccggcagcgacggcgacctgcAGGATAGCGACGCTGAGTCCGCCTGTACCCTGAACAAGAACCCACTTGCCCGGTCCGGCTTCTCTGTCCTTCAAACCGTATAGAGCATTCCAAGCCGTGGGCCAGTTGCAAGACAATGAACCTGCTGGCAACCAGTCGAGGGACTTGGGGGCATGGACGAGTGCCTTTTCCGAAAACACGCCAATGGTTGTCAGCGTTCCAGGACTGCCATGACCCAACATTGAAGGAGTGTCAGCGAGCGTTGCCTGCGCATCATCGCCTCTGGTGTTGGCAAGTTCAGGCGCCGAATACATAACCACTCGGTCACCAGGCACAAACTCTTCGACATCGAGTCCCACCGCCTCAACAACGCCTGCGCCATCGCAGCCGGGGATTAGAGGAATGTTGATTGGTCCATGGGCGCCCTTAGATGGGATTTGTTAGCACACTGCCACAGATGCATAGCTGGACCCGGAGGCGCACCTTCGGGATTGAAAGATCGCGGAAATTGAGACTGGCCGCCTTGATCTTGACAAGCACTTTGTTACGGCCGAGCTCGTTAGGTGCTGGGACGGAGACGTTTTCCTTGAACTCAAGTGAGGCTTCGAAGCCCTCCTGGCGGGCCAGAATCCATTGTCTAGCCATTGAGTTCGGGGTAAAGCTGGGGAAACGGTTTgtgaagacgaggagggaTTGCTGCTTAAGCCAaaggtgctgctgctgcggtgTTGTTTTGCAGTTCACATTCTGGGATTGTCTCTGACATTAAATAGTTGACGACTTCAGACTTCTACCAATGAGTTTGAGATCAGTATTCCTCGTAAAAAGTGGCTGGCCTAGGAACGAGTGCATGCTCAACTCGCCAACATGACGCTACTTTCTGATGGACCACATTAGGTCAACAACATCTAAATCTCATTTTCCTAATCCGGCAACAAGCCGATGCGCATCGATAACGGTCCGCTTCTCAAGATTGATTTGTCATCGTGGACTTCATCCGGCTTCAAATATTAATCACTACATTTGTTCACTGCGATGTTTGTTATATCATTTTCCTGAAGTAGGCATTGAGATCGAAGCAAACGGAATGGCGACATTGACCTTTCTGAATACGACCGGATCGCCGGCTCTCTCGCGGGACTTGGCTAAGAAGATGCGAGGCCATATCACACGCATCAATTTTGCCAAGCGGCGGGAGCTGAAattgacgaggacgacaacaTCAGAAGAGGAAAATGAGTCGAGACAAGCGGTCGCAACACTCGAGAAGCGGGAATCCTTCGAGCTGCAGGGCCTGGCCAACCGGCTATCACGTTCAAGCACACGCTTCACTGTTTCAACTTGTAGGCCAGGGGACTCCCGCGGTACCACAAATTTGCCAAGAACATTGCTAAGCCAACGCCAGTCTCCCGGCTCTGGTCGCTCCTGTTTCTAAATAGCGACGTCAATCACGTTGATACAAACGAAGAAGCGGCCTGGCTAGGTCTGCTCATCTCAGACCCAGCCTTCCTCAACGCGACACTGTCTGTAGGCATAGGTCACTGGTCGCCAGAGCCTATCTGGAGGCGGGACTCCGGCATCCACTTGCACCGGGCCGTCAGTTCCATGATCGAGCGCATAGGGACCGGTAGGGGTTTCACTGATGGGGGGTTGGGTGCGGCGCTGACTATGGCATTTGGGGAGCGACTGGCGCAGAATGACATTGGCTGGAACGTTCATGTCAGTGGCGTGGCGCAAATGATCCGTGAGAGGCGGTCCCGGGGCATTGCTCAGGAGCCGTCATGGTTCTTCGGTCTTATGGCCTGGTGAGTATGGCGCATGACTGTCTTGATGACTTCGACACCGAGTTTAGCTAACCAAAGTAGCGACTCGATCAATTCTGCCTTGAATTGTCCGCGCATGTATCACAGGACGATCGTTGACGCTCTGGGCACTCGCAACAGCCAAGTCTTGACACATATAGCAGATGTGATCGACAAGCTTGTAGCGCTACGGAAAACAATGAAAGCCTACCACGAAGATCCAACGGGATCCGAGTCTCTGCTGGGAGAGATCTCAAAGGGTGTACAAGAATTGTACATTGAGTCAAAGGCTCTCCAATCCAACAGTTGCCCAGAAGTCAAAGCAGCAGCACTCTCCGTCCAAATACTCCTTCATTTCTCATGGCCCTCTTCATCCCCTGAGAATCTCACACTCCTTGCCAGCAATCTACGAGCGGCACTGGATACACGGAAAATAATCCAGTGTTCCTACATGGACATGACGTCCTGTCAGCTCATGCTCGGCGCTATGTCCGCTGACTACGGATCCGAAACAAAAGCCTGGTTCGCAGGAAGACTCAAAGCCGCAGTGATAGCCCTTCGGTCTCGAGGATTGGTCAGGCCGTTTATGGTCACCGATGACGGCTTGGTTTTGGACCAGGCCTTGATGGAGCCGTTCAGGAACATAGTAGCAGGACAATGCTGGAAACCTGTACATGGGTAACGGTCCTTGTCATCCTCTCACTCAAACACGTTGGCTTCACTGCTGTACTACAACCAATTTGCTTGCGCAATATTCAGAACAACCAGCCCAACTCTGTTCTCCAAGTTGGTTTGTTGATCCAGAAGCATCGCAATACTTGGTTCGTTGGTTTGACTGAAGCTGTTCGCAaaggttggttggttgggcCTCGACATCAGTGTCTCATATGTAAAACGAGGTAATTTCATACATAATGATAAATGCCGTTCGATCTTGGAGTATTTTAATACACCAGCTATCTGTATGTACCAATGTCCATTTTTGGGTACCGGTTAAGGCACTCCCAGTGTAGGAACGCTCTTATAACGTTACTACAACAGAAGTAAAGCCGCACTCAAGACTATCAATAATGTGTTCCTCGTTACTGTCGCTATGCTTTTCACCCTCAGAGTCTGATATTGAACTGCTATCTTATCTGTAAAGAGCCCTTCTATTCCAACTTCCATTCAATCTTTCAGCAACTCAATGGCTTCTGTAATTCCAAGTGGTATACTCAACCTCTGTGTGGTAAAGAAAGGGGTTGTAGCTGAATCTTAATTCGCAGCCAGCTGCCTTCACTAGAATAGTAATCATATGGAGAGGAAAGTGGCTGACAAAAAGATATTGCTCGTGGACTCAATACCTATTTCTCTCGCATATCTGTCTTAACAACAAATGCTTCAAACTGCTTCTTCAAATTATCGTAATTCCGATTGAACTGGCCCTAATATAGACTATACTCCACTATTATTTAGTACTTCAGCTAGGCCACAGAGACTTGAAACATTGTTTATAATGTTCTAACATGACTGAAGTATTACTTGCTTTCAAAGCGGGCAACAAATCATACAATTTAGTTTCCTGTACTACGAAGATGATGTGCA
This genomic interval from Colletotrichum higginsianum IMI 349063 chromosome 9, whole genome shotgun sequence contains the following:
- a CDS encoding Mitochondrial inner membrane protein 1 translates to MLRSSRQLMRLAPRLPAVPAAPKTTSFSTKTPYAALQSPKRTSLAIQGRLTPMALQARYTNSPYDKIDKKAEKEIAKKKLEPRPEEVSAESSTRKFWEPAPANPQNDENLSGGLKKEVNIVRDTFNLSEVPREPYALGLAGTLPYLATSLSTVYLTWDLNVEWPSSSTFANNVFMNHESAQYWLNLLEPIQLGYGAIIISFLGAVHWGMEYAEKTPHPRRTPFRYGMGVLAPMIAWPSLLMPIEYALTSQFAAFTFLYLADVRAKNKGWTPQWYGVYRFVLTAIVGVSIFVSLVGRTKVGNAQPHIGQGLAESMHKGKSDESRDWGKLEEEEKKRLRKEKEEEEKGKKAEEKKRKAEEKKTAKKGESKGKDNKEGDENKKDESESKDESKGDKEKKE
- a CDS encoding CAS1 protein, with translation MAQGQGVIIAAQGPAGPASPGLLGKFVRKEDSFQDESTTHASSVVDQNKVDANIINKQEIVANVVNECGRTILQGNIDIGEETENQLGNRTVTQVTSGANVDVTIAQVSADGAGPYSCDLDLTSNSNGAAGQTKLTVQEFEPQNGQIRLTVTMPADMACVGASTGDVCTVRCFNDNAKGPFGGCFAVQQTDITPKQNTPDNIPTAAKLEGVLSQVQQDIVDFPAAVKSNQEAATQGEQGLTAVKELLPNANMQAAGSAAAAISAGTNPPAAEAPNTGTPNTATPNTGTPNTPPPNNPAPNTPPPNVGKAKGKGGRAKGKGKGLAGLAALFGGGGAVGGGQRQRQQQQQQQQQGNNKRTPEDLLSSRFARRDIFGRND
- a CDS encoding Alcohol dehydrogenase, producing MARQWILARQEGFEASLEFKENVSVPAPNELGRNKVLVKIKAASLNFRDLSIPKGAHGPINIPLIPGCDGAGVVEAVGLDVEEFVPGDRVVMYSAPELANTRGDDAQATLADTPSMLGHGSPGTLTTIGVFSEKALVHAPKSLDWLPAGSLSCNWPTAWNALYGLKDREAGPGKWVLVQGTGGLSVAILQVAVAAGATVVATTSTEDKAARLCELGASRTVNYRTSADTWGTEARALTPEGRGFDIVIDVGGDETLGQSLKATRPEGVLYVLGRVGGDAEPVSLFGCLMATCMVRGILYGSRNQFKEVVKFIDEKGIVPAGDDVVFELANAKNAYKRLSEKKHFAKVLIKID